cactctgcgtccactttctcttttttgacagagacatattggggcaatgagggtgccaaagcacataatgttaaaagtagaagccgtaataaatatcgcgggcaaaacaaagtagctcattggctgcatgtgcttgacctacttgctctgccccggtataaacagtttgcttgcttaacacaattgctattgcgccatccagtggacgcaattggaacagcagtttattttattgaaaaattgcagcgcatttatatacttaaaaaaaaaaaaaaaaaaattccccccagaaatcatctcgcgggccggattaaacccgtttgcgggcctgatccggcccgcgggccgtacgtttgacacccctgctctaaaggAAGAGAGCGCAAAGATGAGAAGTAGAACCGGAGGTAAACTTTGTTAGCTTGCTATTACCATAGCACATTTTGTTAGCCCATGATGATGTTATTCtattcagagttattgacctcacagtaAGCCAAATTTAAGTAATTTACATTTCAACATGTTgactcaaaagctgcactgacagAAAAGGTTAAGCTAACTAACGTGAGGACTACCCAGTCTAGCTAGAAGTGCAGCTTCATTAGCAACCTAGCAAATTTCATGAGCAGGGTTTTGACAGTACAGTTATTGGTTAGCTATCTGGACACTGAATCCAACTGCTGGAGCTCTGTTCACCACACAACAAAGTATCACTAGCTAACCAATTACTGTCTAATCAAGTACTGTCCAAATATGCAAAAATATATCCTAataaagatagctagctaatttaaGGCTAACATGGCTAACATGACGTTAGTGTTTTGGTAACATCAGCTCaattcgctagctaacgttacgttatCTGTTGAAAAAACAAAGCTGGATAGTAGCTGTTACATTTTTTTCCAATTTATAGAAGATGGAATTGAAGACGCAGCTCAGCAAACACAGAGACGGTTGTTGTATTTGCAGGAGTAAGTGAAtagattgtgtgtttgtgtgtgtgtgtgtgtgtgtgtgtgtgtgtgtgtgtgtgtgtgtttacaataTAATTATTTAGCATCTAACAGTAGCTACATAGATgggttggctgacaacgtcaAGAAAACGGTGTGCGCGCTTCCAtggtgtaaggttctgtatttgttttcttagttcaccttgtgttcttgtacgtagccctgtttctttgtgttcttgaacgtagacctgtctttcatttttgttaattgatttcacctgtgttagttaccccctggtctcatcagctccttatttagtgcagttctttctgtttgtgccttgtgaggtattgttcattttgactcgactaagccttttcctagctcgtttgtgataagcagttttagccttcagtcctagttttgtttcacctgcctgtttgcctacctgtgtatgaccattgcctgcctgtgaccacgattcctaccttctgcgaaggcgtaataaacacctgccgcactctgcgcgtgaatctacacctttttctccctgagtattcattccAGAATCCCTCACCTAAAACGGAATGGATTCAGCGGAACTACAGTGGCGCCTAACCCGGCAAGAGGAGCGTATGGAGGTAATCGGCCATCTTCTCCAccagcctatccctactcctccaatgccaggtatcgtaacccatagccctccttcattcatatccatgcctggaaaatatgacggttcacctgggaaatgtcagggatttctgatgcaatgcagcaaatacattgagcacaacCCACTAACTTCACCAGCGACAAGAGCAGGGTGGATTTTGTTGTGTCTctactcacaggcaaagccctggattAGGCCACCGCCATATGGACTGCCAACAGCACAGAACTAAGATCCAAGACCCATTTCCACATgctcttcaaagaggtattccatcactctccttccggtCGTCCTATAGGGGACCTCCTCATAGACCTTCAACAAGGACGCAATTCAGCTGCCGAGTATGCCCTCGAGTTCCAcaccatggctgcagggagttgatggagtgaggctgctttacttactgtctaccgaagagggctcaacagggaacttcaggtggagctggcctgtagaggtgaccttcaggatttaaatcaatacattcgtatgtccatctccatcgaccacctcatcgccgaccgccgaagaactctgccacccaggaacccaaaaccttctctttccatgattccGTCATCCCGTCTGAGTCTTCCAGAGCCCGTGCAGTTGGGTCATGCTCCTCTCCCGTGTATCGAACGTCAAAGGTGGATCCAAGAAGggctctgcctatactgtggagggaaagataatctactcagccattgccctgttcgccccccacggagagatgagaagggtccctCCTCTGCCATGCAGGTAGGCGGGTCCATATTTCTAAATATCTcccagaagcaattctccatcccagtactGATAACCGTGAAGGGGGTTACGAAGGGCTTGATAGATCCGGGAGCAGCAGGTAGTTTTATCgatcaccagctagtacaagagcttCACATTGATCTTACACCTGTCACCCCTCAAGGATTAACACCCTGGACGGACAGCCATTGGGCACGGGCTTCATTACGCACCTGACACAGAGCGTTaccctccagattggagtcttccacaccgaaaccattcaactcatggaactctCATCCCCCAAACAGCCACTCATCCTTGGACAACCCTGGCTTTGTCGTCACGACCCTGCCATCTCGTGGCgacaaggtgaactactgtcctggtcttctacctgcttcaccagttgtctcagcctaccctgcagagccaccaccattgaggactctgcctctgcagtgccacccaccataccatctgaatacgcccagtacagcaatgtcttcagcaaaatcaaggcctccactctgccaccacatcACCCAGGGGACTGTGCTATTGACTTACTCCCTGGAGTATCCCCACCAAAGGGCCGTGTTTACCCCCTATCTATCCcggaaaatgaggcaatggagaactacattgatgaagcactcaaacagtttcattcgtccttcttcttccccggctgcgtccagcttcttcttcgttggaaaaaggacggtggtcttcggcccatgtattgattaccgtttCCTGAATCACgccaacatctatacaaaactCGACCTGCGGAGTGCTTATATTCTTGTCCGTATACGTgaaggcgacgaatggaagacggtctttatcaccgcacgagggcactacgaatacctggtCATGCCCTATGGCCTTACTAACGCCCCCGCCGTCTTCCAATCCATTATGAACAAGGTTTCCCAGGATATGATCAACCGCTTTCTcatcgtctacattgatgacatcctgatttactcccactCCCTGAAGGAACACATACAACATGTACAAAGGGTTCCTCAATGGCtccttgaccataacctttatgtgaagactgaaaagagcaccttccatgtaacctcAGTAAAGTTTCTCGGTttcgtactgacacctggaggggtcagcatggctgagaacaaagtcaccgccgtcagtaactggcccaaaccCACCACCGTTAAGGAACTCCAACGTTTCATTGGGTTCTCCAACTTCTGTCGACGGTTCATTTGGGACTTCAGTTCTACTGCCGCTCCCCTCACTGCCCTTACCAGCCAAAAGACCCGgacccttcaatggactgataccGCACTGACTACTTTCAACACCTTGAAACGcctcttcacctcagctcctgtccttCACCAACCTGAACCGACCCTTCCTTTTaccctggaggtggatgcctcccgaagtaggagtaggagccatactctctcagcgggtgggaacacctccaaaatcacatccATGTGCCTTCTTTTCCAGGAAGTTATCCCCGCTGAGCGGAAATACGATATGGGGGAACAAAGAACTCCTCGCCATCAAGCTGGCActcgaggagtggcgccactggttggagggcgcacaacatccctttcttgtcctaacagatcatcgtaatctggaatacagtgagggaaaaaagtatttgatcccctgctgattttgtatgtttgcccactgacaaagaaatgatcagtctataattttaaaggtaggttaatttgaacagtgagagacagaataacaacaaaagaatccagaaaaacacatgtgaaaaatgctataaattgatttgcattttaatgagggaaataagtatttgactccctctcaatcaaaaatatttcttgctcccaggtgtcttttatacaggtaacgtgctgagattaggagcacactcttaaaggggagtgctcctaatatcagcttgttacctgtataaaagacacctgtccacagaagctatcaatcaatcagattccaaactctccaccatggccaagaccaaagagctctccagggatgtcagggacaagattgtagacctacacaaggctggaatgggctacaagaccatcgccaaacagcttggtgagaaggtgacaacagttggtgcgattattcgcaaatggaagaaacacaaaagaactgtcaatctccctcggcctgggggctccatgcaagatctcaccttgtggagttgcaatgatcatgagaacggtgaggaatcagcccagaactacacgtgaggatcttgtcaatgatctcaaggcagctgggaccatagtcaccaagaaaacaattggtaacacactacgccgtgaaggactgaaatcctgcagcgcctgcaaggtccccctgctcaagaaagcacatatacaggcccgtctgaagtttgccaatgaacatctgaatggttcagaggagaactgggggaaagtgttgtggtcagatgagaccaaaatcgagctctttggcatcaactcaactcgccctgtttggaggaggaggaatgcagcctatgaccccaagaacaccatccccaccgtcaaacatggaggtggaaacattatgctttgggggtgtttttctgctaaggggacaggacaacttcaccgcatcaaagggacgatggacggggccatgtaccgtcatatcttgggtgagaacctccttccctcagccagggcattgaaaatgggtcgtggatgagtattccagcatgacaatgacccaaaacacacggccaaggcaacaaaggagtggctcaagaagaagcacattaaggtcctggagtggcctagccagtctccagaccttaatcccataggaaatctgtggagggagctgaaggttcgagttgccaaacgtcagcctcgaaaccttaatgacttggagaagatctgcaaagaggagtggaacaaaatccctcctgagtgcaaacctggtggccaactacaagaaacgtctgacctctgtgattgccaacaagggttttgccaccaagtactaagtcatgttttccagaggggtcaaatacttatttccctcattaacatttacattttagtcatttagcagacgctcttatccagagcgacttacagttagtgagtatatACATTataaattgtgtttttgtttgtttttattgttttattttcatactagccccccgtgggaaacgaacccacaaccctggcgttgcaaacgccatgctctaccaactgagctacatccctgccggccattccctcccctaccctggacgacgctgggccaattgtgcgccgccccatggatctcccagtcgcggccggctacgacagagcctggattcgaaccaggatctctagtagcacagctagcactgcgatgcagtgccttagaccactgcgccactcgggagcacattaaaatgcaaatcaatttataacatttttgacatgcatctttctggatttttttgttgttattctgtctctcactgttaaaataaacctaccattcaaattatagactgatcatgtctttgtcagtgggcaaacgtacaaaatcagcaggggatcaaatcattttttccctcactgtatatcagaggggccaagaggttaaactccagacaagcccgctgggctctcttcttcacacgcttccattttcatgttacttacatccctgtaaagaaaaacgtaaaagctgatgctctctcccgccagtttgaccttccgaccactaactcagaccctacacccattcttccttcctcttgcattatgggacTGGTACAATGGGAGGTTCACTATGCCATACAAGAAGCCCTAACCTCAGACCCGGCTCCTCCTGAGACATCAGCAGGGAAGAGTTACGTACCAGCAGCTGTCAGACCCCAACTGAAGCTGTGGTGTCCCACGTCCTTGGGGTCAGGACATCCGGGCATTACACAAACCACCGAACATCTAGCCCGCAAATTCTTGAGGTCCTCACTGGCATCCGATGTCAGGGATTACGTACTCTTCTGTCCAGTCTGCGCCCAAACCAAAAGCCCTCGTCATCTCCCTTCCGGTAAGCTTCAACCTTTGCCAATCCCTCACAGACCCTGATCCCACATAGCGgttgacttcatcacagaccttcctgaatcctctggtaacaccaccatccttgtcatagtagaccgtttttcaaaatgtgtggtctggttcctcttcctcatttacctaacgccatggaattggctgagtgtatgttccaacaggtgttccgtctgtatgggattacggaggacatcgtctctgaacgcgggccccagtttgtctcccgggtgtggcgagccttctgtgaccgactgggggtcgccctcagcctctcctccgggtaccatccccagaccaacgggcagacGGAACGTCTGAACCAAGAAATAGGGATGTACGTCCGCCAACAATGTTCTGCCTCTCCACACGACTGTGGAGTCTTTATTATTTTGCAGATCTTCAAGCAGTGGagatgaggataatggtgaaactggagatgatccgtacagagttcaggactgctctgacccAAGTTATAGAGGCCCGGCAGCCAAAGGAGTCAGTCCCTGGGGCAACTTGAAATGCTGCAAAACCCTGCAGAAACAAATGAGGAACTGAAGGATATCTGTGAAGACTTAAAGACTCCCACTATCGAAAGAAAATGGTAGGGATGGCCATTTAAAATGTATCTGTTTTTAACTTTTTTTTAATCTGTATCACGTATTTGAACAGCAATTGACAAAAATAAGTTAGCTGTTTATCAAGAGGATCAGATTTGAGAGAAGACTGCAACCTGCAATATTACTGAATCCAAATATCTTAATGTCAATGAAATGCAGATGTCATATATGCCATATGCCTATTTAGTGTTTGGATTGATTTCCCAATTACCATTTAACTTATCTTCAGAAGAAACGATCAGCCCATGATACACTACAAaaaatatttctcattactatcaATCATTACTATTATTGGTCAAGTGATGGTAAGTCAAATGTgtatttattaacatttcaaatgaatTAAATCAGTAACAAGGCAGTTATAAACTAAATGTGAAATCCTACAACCTGTTAAGATcggagagagaggacaaaggaAACGTGAAGGAGAGAGTTCTCATGGCCAATATTGCCTATGAGGGAAGAGCGGGACAgccagcatacagtggggaaaaaaagtatttagtcagccaccaattgtgcaagttctcccacttaaaaagatgagagaggcctgtaattttcatcataggtacacgtcaactatgacagaaaaatttagaagaaaaaaatccagaaaatcacattgtaggattttttgtgaatttatttgcaaatgatggtggaaaataagtatttggtcacctacaaacaagcaagatttctggctctcacagacctataacttcttctttaagaggctcctctgtcctccactcgttacctgtattaatggcacctgtttgaacttgttatcagtataaaagacacctgtccacaacctcaaacagtcacactccaacctccactatggccaagaccaaagagctgtcaaaggacaccagaaacaaaattgtagacctgcaccaggctgggaagactgaatctgtgggagcaattattaggaaattgaatacatacaagaccactgataatctccctcgatctggggctccacgcaagatctcaccccgtggggtcaaaatgatcacaagaacggtgagcaaaaatcccagaaccacacggggggacctagtgaatgacctgcagagtaacacactacgccgccagggactcaaatcctgcagtgccagacgtgtccccctgcttaagccagtacatgtccaggcccgtctgaagtttgctagagtgcatttggatgatccagaagaggattgggagaatgtcatatggtcagatgaaaccaaaatagaactttttggtaaaaactcaactcgtcgtgtttggaggacaaagaatgctgagttgcatccaaagaacaccatacctactgtgaagcatggggggtggaaacatcatgctttgggggctgtttttctgcaaagggaccaggacgactgatccgtgtaaaggaaagaatgaatggggccatgtatcgtgagattttgagtgaaaacctccttccatcagcaagggcattgaagatgaaacgtggctgggtctttcagcatgacaatgatcccaaacacaccgccgggcaacgaaggagtggcttcgtaagaagcatttcaaggtcctggagtggcctagccagtctccagatctcaaccccatagaaaatctttggagggagttgaaagtctgtgttgcccagcgacagccccaaaacatcactgctctagaggagatctgcatggaggaatgggccaaaataccagcaacagtgtgtgaaaaccttgtgaagacttacagaaaacgtttgacctgtgtcattgccaacaaagggtatataacaaagtattgagaaacttttgttattgaccaaatacttattttccaccataatttgcaaataaattcattaaaaatcctacaatgtggttttctggatttttttcctcattttgtctgtcatagttgacgtgtacctatgattaaaattacaggcctctctcatcttttttaagtgggagaacttgcacaattggtggctgactaaatacttttttccccactgtaggtggaaAAGTAGTGATATGACATGGAATGTACCATTTCATTTTTTTCTCGCAAAATAGTCCCTGAAAGCACACCCCAAGGCTACCTACCAAGAGGTAGATGACAAAATAGCAGACGCTCTCAAACATGCACCAGCTCGGCTCAAGAGTAAGAGAAAGGTATGATTAAAAATAAcactttattattataattttaaaaaatgtacttCACTTTAATCCAGTCGGTTAGTATAGCTAAATTATTGTGCTAGTACAAAAGGTATGTAGTAGGGAGTAGACGTTAAACCGGCATTTTGATTATTTGTTTACTGAAAATAATGACCCATTTCTGTTATTGTGACTTCCAGGAGCGGGTCGAGGAAGCGACAGTGGATGaggatggagcagcagcacaTGAATAAACATAACATAGTTATTGACTTTTAGCTTTAAGCAGTTTTACAGTTCTTGATTGGAGTGCAGTGTTCATGTTTTTACTGACTTGTTATTTTGTAAGCTTATTGCTGTGATTTTGTTTCCGAATCTATTGTGATACAGGTtaagtaataaaaataaaaaacttattattttctggaattttgcatATTTTGTCAGTGGGCACCTACCGACAGGATACTGTGTATATGTTCAGGGTAAATTAAATGACGTGTCTTATAATGTCATTAGATATTCAGGGGCCCCCTCATTTCAACATCTAGGAGACGTTtcatgaaaacattttttttatgtcAACCTCATAACGTTGCTATACGTCAAAGTACATTGAGAGCAATTTCTGGTAGCCACTGGGAACTTATCTTTGGTCAGTGGGTACCTACAGTAGCAATAAGGCACATAAAAGTGTGCACGTTCATGGAAGATTCAAGGACATCTCTTATAACGTTACTGAATAACGTTATTTAGCTGTTTAAAATCCCCCACATTTCTATGTCCTGAAAAGACTTGGGACATAAGTTTTGTCAGCGGACACCACAGCTACGTAGAAGGCACGttcacaataacgttatcatGACTTTTGTCGGGACTAAAATAACTTTGTGGTCACGTCTTGGAacgtaattttgttagctgggTTGCTACTACCTATCCAATTTATTTCAGATCTCCCCCATGATGCCAGGACAGCTGACcatcttccggagacacttgaaaccctacctctttaaggaatacctggaatagtataaagtaatccttctacccccccccttcaCGTATTTTCTTTCAGCGTTTCAGCTTGTGCTCATGGGAGGTCGTTAGAGCTGAAATGGGGAGCATCCTGAGGGATATTTACAAGAAATAAAAAATGCCAAGAAAACACGTGTGAGAGTAGCATTACTTTTAGTTAATTTCTGCATGAAAATGTAATTTTTTTGAATATATGAATTATGCCACTGTAAGCTTTATATGTTATTTCTCCGTGTTGCAAATAATTAGGCTATAATGTAGGCTATAATATTTCAATAAAGAGACAAACATGCCTTATATTGGTTGAAATTGTGCTAGCAATTTTGTAAAATTCTGTGGTGTGATGCAACCTTGAAATGAAACGACTTTTTCCTTGGCATGTTATCCTAAATGTGATGTTATTCCTCCTGACAATTGCATATCAACATCATCTTCAATGAAAAACAATAAAATCCTTTACAAAACTCTGAATTCCTGAATTCCAACCATCATCATATCACTGTAAAACATTGTTGATTCGTATAGTTATTAATTATATCAAGTACACATATATTGGATATCATGCAACAAATTCTGAATGTTAGTTCAATGGAGCGTTGCAATCGCTAACCATGCTGTTACTCTTCATTCTCTATAGTGGAAAGATAATACATGCAGAGGTCCCATCAACTCACATATCTggataaataaatatatacaataTTAATTTATAAGCCCAATAAAAACACACGAATATGGAATACTTTGACGGATGATCTACCTGACAGGCCTATATTGTACGCACACGTGGCTATAGGCCCAGATTCAAAAGCCCCTGCAATATAGGCTCCAATTTAAACAGTATTCCCAAGGTCTATACTGGCTGTGCACTGTATATGCTACCAGTGTCTTATTCTGAAAAGCGGGAGCATATAGGATGGGCTCTACAAAAGTATTTCAGACAATCCAAACCCGTTTCTAAAACGAAATAAAGTCATGTTGAGTGTGTAATTGATAGAACCCATCCAAGGTTGATCTGTGTCTTTAAATAGGCAGTTGTGGTCCACAAACCACAATTTCCCTTTAAGCAATTGGTTACAACGTAGTTGGAAACCATAGTTTCTGTGTGCAAATGAAAAGGTGTTGCGTTTGCAAAGACAATATAAAATGCTAGAATGTAACAATTATCTGAGAGATGCACCTGTCCTTTCGGTGCATTTTCTCCAGACGGAAAACAATATTCTCAGGTATGAAAGTGTATGGGGACTTCCACCTTTCACTTTTGGAACACCGTGCAGAATCTTTGTATAAATGATCGACACAGGTTGGAGCATGGCAGAACTCGGGAATTGGAGAAATTGTTCGATCAGGAAGACCACTTTATCTCTTTATCCTTtggggaaaatatattttttttgtcgGAATTATACAAAGTAGGCTATCTTTCGGAAGTGCACCACCGTTGATTGGGACAGACCGAGAACTACAGTAGACCTACGCTAAAATGGGTTCAATCAACCTTTGGATGTTCTTGGTCCTGACGATTTGCACCTGGCATAAAACCATCGGATGCACTTGGATGAGGACACTGCCTCGGTCTCCGAGCATGTTCCAAGTGTTCAGCAAAAACACCATAACGATGCTTCAGAAAATGGTAGGCTATGCGGTAATGTTTATTCACTTGTTCCTGGTCATTGGGCTGTTGTCATCTTTTCAACATTTCACGTGCTGCTATGTTTCATTTATTTCCCTGACTCCTTtatgtacagtaataataatgcCATATTTTGTTTACATTTTTGGCATCTCAGGGTCATGAAGTCTCTCGAGAAACTCAGATCACTTTCCCTGACAAGCAATACAGACAAGTCGATAATTTCAAGGTAAGAAATATGCATAGCCTACACTCTTAAAAAAAGGTTTTGTTCTATCcataacctttttttctaagagtttacagtgaattcggaaagtattcagaccccttaactttttccacattttgttacgttacagccttattctaaaatgtattacattgttttttccccacatcaatctgcacacaataccccataaagattaagcaaaaactgttttttatttttaataaatttgcaaaaatgtctgaaaacatgttttggctttggcattatgggttattgtgatgaaacaaatagatattgaatcaattttagaataaggctgtaacgtaacaaaatgtgcaaataGTGATGGGGTCTGAATATAATTAGGTTATAATGAATATGCAATTTGCTTAGATTTGCCCTCAATTCATAAGGCATGTACTAATACAAAGCCCTCTTCTTCTAGGCTGACGAACAGATTGTCTTCATTTCGCAAACTCTGAAAGCTATAAAGAAATTGTACAGCAGTGGCAAATATGAGTCCACCGCCTGGGACCAGAAAGGAGTTGACAGGTTTATGAATGACCTGCATCGCCAGACCTCGGAGCTAGACCAATGCGTATGTAATTTCTCCTCTTAACATTAATGCAAAAAGGAAAACATTATCCTATCCTATTCGATTATAAAATAAGGTGGTTACATGTTAAACACATCACAATATTTAAAAAATTGTATTTTGTTCCAACAGGTAAAGGCTATGAAAACTAGACTATCAAAATATGTCAAAAGAGTGAACAAAAAGATGAGCCTTCACTTCAAGTTCCTTAACAATTACTTGAAACGCGAGGTAAGTTGATCCATTTGTCTTACAAAGAGAGTACATTCACCAAATCTGGATGTATGTATGTGATGATAAAACGTGTGTCTATTCTAAAATCTTAATAATTGTATTTAATTCATGCAGAAACACAGCGCAAGCGGCTGGGAAGACGTAAGGACAGTTGTGCTGG
Above is a window of Coregonus clupeaformis isolate EN_2021a unplaced genomic scaffold, ASM2061545v1 scaf1705, whole genome shotgun sequence DNA encoding:
- the LOC121564802 gene encoding interferon a3-like is translated as MGSINLWMFLVLTICTWHKTIGCTWMRTLPRSPSMFQVFSKNTITMLQKMGHEVSRETQITFPDKQYRQVDNFKADEQIVFISQTLKAIKKLYSSGKYESTAWDQKGVDRFMNDLHRQTSELDQCVKAMKTRLSKYVKRVNKKMSLHFKFLNNYLKREKHSASGWEDVRTVVLAHLRRLDTTLSSQ